A section of the Cydia splendana chromosome 1, ilCydSple1.2, whole genome shotgun sequence genome encodes:
- the LOC134797767 gene encoding circadian clock-controlled protein daywake-like isoform X1 — MQLKLIIVTCVLYHSSVAEHYKTKPDFVKTCFKSDPEFDDCSKTAVQQLFNALGPGLPEIGIEPLDPLKIPKIRILQGDGPVNVNAALDNVTVTGFGQTEVLLSQVDGKTYDFYTRVRVPNIRIEGTYDLKGKILLIPLVGRGRCWFEPTNMTIDIVSDVKTYDKDGFVFFNVTAAHVKYNIGGMSLRMNNLFDGIKSLEDSTNSYLNANWRPVSESLRPILTKTIEDILLEFMQQLFHNLPGNFMIGDVKNNVVNKKPDKKH, encoded by the exons ATGCAGTTAAAACTAATCATAGTGACGTGTGTGTTATACCACAGTTCGGTGGCGGAACATTACAAAACGAAGC CTGACTTCGTAAAGACTTGCTTCAAGAGTGACCCTGAATTCGACGACTGTTCAAAGACGGCTGTGCAACAACTTTTTAATGCCTTAGGCCCAG GGCTTCCAGAAATAGGGATAGAGCCTCTGGATCCGTTGAAAATCCCGAAAATAAGAATTTTGCAAGGCGATGGACCAGTTAACGTTAATGCTGCACTGGATAACGTCACTGTGACCGGATTCGGCCAAACAGAGGTTTTATTGAGCCA AGTGGATGGCAAAACATACGACTTTTATACTAGAGTAAGAGTCCCAAATATCAGGATAGAGGGCACTTATGATCTCAAAGGAAAAATTTTATTGATACCCTTGGTTGGACGCGGACGCTGCTGGTTTGAACCAA CGAACATGACAATTGACATTGTCAGCGACGTCAAAACCTACGACAAGGATGGCTTTGTATTTTTTAACGTTACGGCTGCACATGTAAAATACAACATTGGCGGTATGAGTTTGCGGatgaataatttatttgatGGCATTAAATCTTTAG aGGATAGTACGAACTCGTATCTTAACGCTAATTGGCGGCCAGTGTCTGAATCTTTACGTCCTATTCTGACCAAGACAATTGAGGACATTCTGTTGGAGTTTATGCAACAATTATTCCATAATCTGCCTGGGAATTTCATGATCGGGGATGTTAAGAACAACGTCGTTAACAAAAAACCTgataaaaaacattaa
- the LOC134797767 gene encoding circadian clock-controlled protein daywake-like isoform X2, with translation MQLKLIIVTCVLYHSSVAEHYKTKRLPEIGIEPLDPLKIPKIRILQGDGPVNVNAALDNVTVTGFGQTEVLLSQVDGKTYDFYTRVRVPNIRIEGTYDLKGKILLIPLVGRGRCWFEPTNMTIDIVSDVKTYDKDGFVFFNVTAAHVKYNIGGMSLRMNNLFDGIKSLEDSTNSYLNANWRPVSESLRPILTKTIEDILLEFMQQLFHNLPGNFMIGDVKNNVVNKKPDKKH, from the exons ATGCAGTTAAAACTAATCATAGTGACGTGTGTGTTATACCACAGTTCGGTGGCGGAACATTACAAAACGAAGC GGCTTCCAGAAATAGGGATAGAGCCTCTGGATCCGTTGAAAATCCCGAAAATAAGAATTTTGCAAGGCGATGGACCAGTTAACGTTAATGCTGCACTGGATAACGTCACTGTGACCGGATTCGGCCAAACAGAGGTTTTATTGAGCCA AGTGGATGGCAAAACATACGACTTTTATACTAGAGTAAGAGTCCCAAATATCAGGATAGAGGGCACTTATGATCTCAAAGGAAAAATTTTATTGATACCCTTGGTTGGACGCGGACGCTGCTGGTTTGAACCAA CGAACATGACAATTGACATTGTCAGCGACGTCAAAACCTACGACAAGGATGGCTTTGTATTTTTTAACGTTACGGCTGCACATGTAAAATACAACATTGGCGGTATGAGTTTGCGGatgaataatttatttgatGGCATTAAATCTTTAG aGGATAGTACGAACTCGTATCTTAACGCTAATTGGCGGCCAGTGTCTGAATCTTTACGTCCTATTCTGACCAAGACAATTGAGGACATTCTGTTGGAGTTTATGCAACAATTATTCCATAATCTGCCTGGGAATTTCATGATCGGGGATGTTAAGAACAACGTCGTTAACAAAAAACCTgataaaaaacattaa